The DNA sequence CTACATatgaatactttttatttttaaatctcgagacaaaatattgttttatttttagtataattaaaattaaaatgataaaaaaaatattttatttatgcataTAAGTTCAAAGTAATGAGAAatacataaaaacaaataaacaaacaatcataatatttttaattatttttaatcatcataaaatattcactaaaatagtaatttgtttagaaaattatttttgattattttaaatcatcaaaaaatttagtaaaaactaatttctttagaaaattattttaaaagtaataattcCTACGAAGTAAAATTGATAGAAAAATTCGCAGGAAAATTCATAGGaaaatatatgttgattttgttttgcagCAAAATCTGCAGGAAATACCTGCGAATTTTTATCCGCATAAAAAATCACAGGAAATACTTGCGgattatttttcacaaaaaaatctACAGGAAATCCACATAAAAAACCACAGCAAATAGCTGCAGATTTTTTGTCCAAAAAAATTCAACAGGAAATTAGCAAATTTCTAATAGTAAGTGCTAAGAAAATTCTTtcattaaaagtatttattatattaaaaacattaaaaaaaacaataattgttGTTATGTAATGTAAAACATTTAATCGACTATATTTAAGAAATCACCTCGTGTGCCCGTATATACACGCAATAGACAACCTCTTTTTATAttgtttccttaaaaaaaaactttttatattttttaaggtattcatcaattaaaaaaatcagtatacttttttaacttaactgtaaacaaaataataaaaatgatccccagaaatatatatatatatatatatatatatatatatatatatatatatatatatatatatatatatatatatatataatggattCAATTCCTCTAAATTGAACTACTCATTTTAGAGAATAAAGTAAGTTGCGCACTTTACAGTTTACAAGAGCCAAATTGAACTAAAATAGATTTTGAAGCACGGAAAATTCAATTTTGCATGGGAGACATTACTCCTACCTtcctaaggaaaaattactCATTTATGTTGggcaataaaattattatattgaaaaaaaaagtgttaacaatatacatttttaacaaatttatacattattattaataataataataatataaaaaactataaaatcatgCGTTAAGCTCATTAAAAGGATATATAGAACTTTGTAACTTCTGATAAATTTAACTgaatgaacaaaaaatatactagAAAATGTGTTACTAgcatgtttcttaaaaaaaaaatattcttaaatcgTAACACATTACTTGCTGTTCAATGTTGCGAAAACTGATGAGTCAATTAGCAATGCCTGGCCGTTGACAGAAATGCCTTACAGATTTAAATCGTAATGAAGCCTGAAATATTTGCAAAGGAAGCAGTTAGTCTAAACGTTCACAGTGGACATTCTTTCAAGCCACTTTAGGACCAATATCTATTGAGgtacaaatttttttagaatactaATGAATACATCTTACTCATTGTAAGAATATAGTAGTATCTACTTCTGGTTCGAAGGGCCGATTATTAATTTGGTCTTGCTCAAGGCACTGTTCCAAAATAAACTCTTAAGCAGATGATGACAAACCCGGAACATACGACACATAGCTGTAATTTGGTGCCAAATTCAAATCTTCATTTAGGCACTCCAGTCTTCACAATCACATTCATAATCTATACGTTAGAAATTATGAACTGATTTCAACATTCAAGATTGACAGACAATATCATTTTAACGTCTTGCTTAGATAATTCATTAGTAGCCCAGAACACTGAATAGTGAATGGCTTCCAGTACTAAGCACTTGTCATGACCAAAGGAAACATTTAACCAAACATTTTACTAGGCTCTGAAGAACAAAGGACAAAGGTACAAATCTCCCTGCTATATTCACCAAAGAATTCAGATTACCCTCAGCATATATTTGTTTACCTAAAAaccactaaaaaatataaagtttaattGACAGAAGAATATTAATATAGCGTTTTTATTCTGATGAAAGAACTAAGTGCGATGGAACAAGTAGAGCAACTATGTTAATTGGCTCCACAATCACACCAAGAAACTATCTCCTTTCAGACAATGGGAGAGTTGGGAGATGACAAGCATTTCCTTGCCCATATTCAAACATATCATCAGCTGCTCCATCAAACTGTCAAGTCCCTAGCTAGTCTGCTGATTTACAACTGCAACTGCCCCATTTACAAAGTAATGTTTTCCAAGATTAAACCAACAATCATGAAAAAATAGGGATGGTATCTACCATTTCAGGCTAATGAAAAATACAGGCCCAAGAATTCGTTGTCACAGATCCCTCAAAAATACATCCAAATGCATCATATATAGCCTAATGAGTAATGTCCCACTACCATCTTCATACATACTGGATAGTGTAAGAACACTGGTTGTTCTGACCGGAACAGCTGGCATCTGATGATTGTGTATTCAATTATAGCACCTTTGGTCAGAACAATAGATTTAATAAAGATATTGATGGGGTCAAGAAAATTGAGCTGAATCTGTAACAAAATCCAGCAAACAAAACATGATATTGACAAATTCTGGGGTACATTGACTTTACTGTTTTATACTTAAACAAGATATTGAATTAATGGAGAGAATTGAATTCACCTTAAGCCCACTTGTCTGGGGACAACCATTGCAGGAGCTGCAACAGACCCAGGGAACATCACTGCCAGTGTCAATCTGCACATAAGTTCTACATGAATACCCGATTGCACCCTTCTAAAGTAGACACTGGAATAAGccattaatttcatattaaaacaaaaaacagaagATATAGTGCAAGGGAAAAAAACTGACAACTGAGAAGTGGAAGGGAATTAGGACATTTGCTTACGATTGAATAAAGAACAGAATTAGAATTTTGTGAAAGATTTGCAAGAGCTTCAATCATAGACTGCAGCCGTCCCAAAAGAACAGAATTAGAAATGAGGCTAGTAAGTAGTAACAGATTAATAAGATATGAAACTAATTGTCAGCATTTGAAATGAGACCAAAATAGAATAACCTTCATAACCACCAAAGTTCCTCATCAAATTGCTTTGTTATTGGTACAAAGGAAAAGAGACGGCAGAATTTGTCAAAGCTGTAACTCAATTCAGTTATACAATAGTAATATGTATTACACATACACATAAAAGGTGACTACTATATAGAACCCTGTGACAGAATACCTCATTTAATCTTATGAAATATCACTAACTCACTAACAACATCAATCATTTATattcttattctttctttttgtaattgaaaatttaGGTGAGTTGGATCCCGGGGGCTTACTAGGATTAGGACAAACTTCAAGGCTCAAAGAATACTTATAGAGATACTTATAAATTGTTCACCAATAAAGTTCTCACACTAGTAAGAATAATCGAACCCACGTCATTTTGGGGTATTAGCTCGTTCCTTGCCACGtgaaataaacaataaatataattaacaatgTTATAACGTTACCTCTATGCTATACTCAGGATGACCCTGAATTCCAAGAATGTGTGGTCTGCAATCGCAAACATTTCCACTCCAGTTTTGTCTGACGATCCAATCACTTGTGCACCCAGAGGAACCTCAAAAACCACATATTGGTGTACCTCAACGATGGAAAGCGATTCTGTCATCATTTCATGGTCCTCTAGGTAGCTATAAGATCGAGCTAGATCTTTCATGAAATGCACTTGTCTAAAGCCAATATCCCACCCTCTGTTCGATTTACCAACTCTTCCACCCAAAGCCCTGCATAGCACCTATAAAATCAAGGTCATTGTCAACTCTTCGACGATTGTtgtgttaattttgtaaaatgagCGTTTAATAGTTTACAGTAATTTAATTATCTAACTtaagaagaattctctcaaatataaaatacttgtaatttttatacaaaaaatgttatattgatatagtaaattaattattaaaaattatttcatatttttttttgagaaaaaaatatttaatatgataaaattaattattaaaaatatttcatatcatTTTAAGGTAGATGTATGTTTATTATTACTCTtatatatttgaagagtattttttacaacatatatttgaaGAGTCAATAATAAGAAATCTCTCATATGTCATAACCAATtgattataaattaatgatggCGTCATGAAGGTGATTTCAACATTGATAACCAAGCTTAGATTCTGTTCAAATGATGTTGGAAAACTCTCTTTCAGGATTAAAGCGTCTGAAAAGAATCGAGAACAAATATGTTTAGGCATCTTAAAAGCAAATGGAAGCAGATggaatttattacttttttaagtTATGGCTAAGATTAATACTATTAAGAACATTAGgaaattataattgatttgtTAAGGTCCACACATTAGGTTTCTATGACGTGCACTCTTGGAGAGATGCTGAGTGCCGATGTGTTTGAGCGTTTGTCCATTTTGTTGTGCTACTATCAAATCAAACTACCAGTAACGAAGAATCACACGGGAAAGGAaattcttttgtttgttttagcttcatttttttaaaatctacatAAAAAGCATCTTTACTTTTTGGTGtattttgtttaactttttttttgtgggggggggggggggggggggggggggggaatataaaaaagaataaaaatatttaatttctaaaaagaacaaaaatatctaataaaatatgttaattttgaTCCTTAATTATCTCATTCTAATTTTAGAAAGCTCGAATCTCTTATTTTTGAGCTTATACCATCGGATACCACTGGTGTGATTTTAATGGGCTTCTATATTGGCTTAGATAATTGTTGTTTTCACTTTCATGGTCGATTGATCAACTGCTACTCCCACCAATACCTCCTTGGATTAAAGACAAACAAAGAAGAGGGATTCTATACAATGCACCTTTTGAGTGAGGTGCATATCCATGCTGTTTAGATCCAAGGATTGCACATATAAGCTGTATAGATACACATAGATGCACCTAATATATATGGTGCATGTTAGAATtgcacaaaaaagaaaactaagatCTTGTTCACTCCTCCCATCTCTCTTCCTACAAATTAATGATTCATcattcatataatataattcGGACATGAAGGCCAGTCTAGGGTGTAAAGTGATTGATTTCTCGGGCctcccttttcttcttttgaccAGAACTGAAACATTTCCTATATAGCTAGTTTGGGCCTTCCCCATTTTAGAACTTCTTTTCGTAAATTTAGAACACCAAACGCACACTCTCAACCCCACTCCAACTTTCTTCTATGCTTTATTAATAAATAGACAAGAGTATTATGATGCTTAGGTGCCTGTTTAGTGAGGTATGGAAAACGAACCTTTGAAAATTGTTGCTATAAAACCTAAGCACTATGGGGAAAAACAGTGAATACATCCAACTTTTCAGGCTCCCGGAAAACCATCTCATATGTTAACAATATATAGGTCTTGAAAACATAAGAGAAATGATACTTGTATGACAACTTGTATAATAAATCTTACAACAAAGAGAGAAATGGAAAAAagtgagaaaagagagaaaattttgaaatgtaaagcaTGATATGATAAAGAGAGATAGACACATAAAATAGTTGgtgttttataaattataataagaattattGTATAAGTATTATATCTCTTACTCCATATATATCAAGCTCTAAGATTTGCATATTTGGACATCAATTGAAGCTTAAAAACACTTTTATTATAAAgtaatacattttttctttattttgtgtcttgaaatttaaaaaagtacATTCCCaacttttatccaaacataactTGATTGTAAAAGATGAAATGTGTCATTTGTCTTGGTactcttttatatatttctttttttccattataattgttatgtaagagagaaaaaatattataaaataattgttatttttaacatttattacgcttttttacttatatatctCTTATAATCTTAAtgataaacaataaaatctataaataaattaatgataatataatgttaattttgtaaaagtattattttctttcatttttttccctatCCATATAAAACAACTtagaaaaactattattttgaaacaaatggGGTATATTATGAGTAACACACTGTTGAttgaaaatcattaaaattaaagaaatttgtaagttaatgttttatttaatggGTTTCACTCAATATTCTGTAGTTTTTAATGAACAAACATATTAAggagactaaaatatattttatttttaataaaaaaaatcaaagttaagAATAAATGAAAACATTCATAAGTGAagtataacaaaaaaatgttaatatgtaAAACTACTATTTCAACAAATTTgcacaaataattttttgtattagggaggAGTATTAATAACCCTCTCTTTaatattatcttctttttttaactttttcatcttgattaatatttattaaaaatcactatTTTGGTGGGTTCGCATAGAATTCCTCTTGTGTTAGaacatgtattatattttttcaattttaattaatagttatgTAAAAAGAAATGGCCATCCACAAGTGCTTTGGTGTATTTATTGCTAGTGGTATTTTAGGCATAGcaatattttttccattttattataattatcgtgtaaaaaaattatcataaaatagtttttattttaatttttcaatacagcattaattatttttttctacttatATTCCTTATGTAATACTTTCTCTTGTCTcagatataataaaaaacacatttttcataatctcaaatataagaaaatttcaactaattttattctatttaatgttactatttctaaaatatcttttcatttaattgaggttttagttttaactattttttttattcctaatacCAAGTTCTAATGAAAGGTaagtttgagaaaaaataattttcaattgagattaatgcaattaaatatgattaattaactttcttaattaatatgaattaatttttttccttatatttgGGACAGTGTATTGTTAATGATatgagtttaaaaaattaaaaataaattaatgataggaaggttaattttgtaaaaaaattattctcttttatttatttattgattttgtgtGTATAAATAAACTTAGAAGGATAATTATAATGAAAGGGTGGACTGCGACTCtaagtataaatattatattcttttcctATAAAATGTTATCTGAGTATGTTATGGAAGCAACCTCATTAATCAACtttaatgacaatcaattcTATAAAATAAGGAAGGCTAACTATTCTATTTGCtatcatgtacaggaaaagtcAAGAGTAATCTATATTAGCTTTGAAATTGATTGACTCGTCAATTATGAGTTCAACTTCGGATATTGATCCGTCAGTTAAGTGATTATAGTTGCTTAATAGTACAGGTCAAATAtcattaaaatcaaaagattgtgACTTGGCTATTTTAATTTGGATCATTTCCCTCACTCATTTTCTCCATCCCCTCTGTCTCTCTCTATTATTAACCCACTTTTTTATGCTTTAATACACTTTTTCTCTTATCAAATTTAAGGCCTCATATATTTATCACAACCATCTAGCACTAGACTGACCCCAATTAGTTAAATTAGTCTGAATTATTGCAACATCACACTAAAATTTAGAcagaatataattattattgttttattttcttttaaataatgttATGATATTTACTACTGCTCTTATGGTTCTATTACACTAGTTCTATTAACATGTCTTTTTGTACACTTTTATTGAATTAAACTtcctttttgattttttattataaaatcattttagagtaacatacaataattaaaatcctaaacttataaaaactaataattaaaaagttatgctaaaagtacaaaaagtaataaaaaaaaacatattttaatcaatattctcTTTATTTAAACCATACCTTGATATTTGAAtccatatttaaatataatgcaACCGtggttttattaaatatattatcggCAAATGAAACTCAAATTATAGTTTTACatttaacttaaatatattttttatatttatattattcattttaatattactgtctaaatttttttttgttttactatctaatttttttatatttgattttaatattttttatcagaaacttttaattaatgatatgatatataataaaatattaagtgaTGACATGAAACACTAATAAAATGTcatgttattattaaattaaacagACCTAACCAATGACaggtattaaataaaaaatttcacatagtaaaataataaaaaagtaaaattttgatagcaaaattaaaataaattatgttacataagaaaaacatatttaacgtCTATACTTTTCCAAATGTATTTTGAGATGTACCATTACCAACTAACCAACTACAatccaaacattaaaaaaaaaggaatggaaGGGCAACTTTTGAAGAAGGACAACTTTTGAAGAAGGACATTGTTGGAATTATGGTGATTGAGGAAGGTTAGGCGAGGAAGGGAAAAAGAGGACAGAGGTTGCTTGCGCAAATCTAGCTAATCTGGGCTTTCTGGGACAACCAGTAGAGAAAGTAAAAGGATTGAGATTGAGatttgagagaaagagaaagagaaagagaaagaagaggtTAAACACACACAAAACAGAAGAAGAGAACTCTCCCACCATGCCATGCCCAAAACCGTACTACACAATAAAGCACACCAACCATTCATTTCCTTTTGCCCACATTTACTATCCCACATTATGTTTCCACAGACAATCGCAGTGCCACAGAACCAACTAGGCACTCCTTCATGTCCTTAGCTAGTTTAGTTACCTCACTTCTACCTTTCCCCCACAATTATTCCCTCCCTTCAACACATGCACCCCCTTTTCACCCTTTTGCTGCACCCAACCCACCATCCACTCTCTCCCATTGTTTTCTGAGTGATACTCATGGCACCACTGATGGGAGGGTGCTTTTGGCTTTGGTGGCGGCTGAAGCAGCAACAGCAACAGCAACACCAGCAGCACCGGAATATGGCCACAGATTATGGGATCCAACCATGCTTTGTCTTTCACTCAACAAATATCCTTGTGAGGCAAAAGGGTTTCAGTGAACTCCAATTCTTGCCTGTCACTATGTTGTGCTTCCTATTCTCTTGATTGTTAGTATCTTGCTCCTGGTGGTGATATTGGCTAGATGGCTCAATCTATGTTAGCTTAGTGGTATTAGCATTTAGCattgctattattatttttgtttacttaCTCTCTTTGTAACCAATGTTAATATGCAAGGAGTGAATATTTCCTTCAAAGCAAAATGTTATGTTGCTTTGCCAcaggtttttttcttctttttttttttttaatttcttatgatCTGTGTTTGCTGACTGATCTTTTGGATttggtgaaaaggaaaaaaaaaatggctttGTGTTGTTTGTGTGTTTTGAATTGAAGTCCTGGGAAagccaagcaaggaaggaaGTAGACGTTTCTTCGTTTCAGCTTTGGGTTGCTACATTTTGCAGTAAATGGGGATGCACCTAATCCTGTAGGATTTTAGTCAGTGATGCTTTAAATTTTGGGGGTCCCTTAAGGTACAGACTACAGACCCTTCAACATCCAAACACTCTTTTATTACCGTTTCAAATTTAATGTCAGTCTTTGCTTCTGTCTCTTTAgcaaattttattgatttttcttggGCAATGTGGGGCTCCTCAAATTAATAAGGGGGTCAAAAAGCAGACTCATTTTAAATACATTACTATTAGTACTGTGCCCAACCCAATTATGTCTAAACTTTAGACtaataaattattagttaatcaTCTATCTATTCATTCAGGCCTTCCAAGCTTGAACATCTTCCACTTCCACcataatgaaaaattgaaaatccatAAAGACTCATCATCTATCTATCTTTGAATAAGTAGGTACTATCTGAATTTGTTATGGAATTTCGTTTTCAATATCACGTTTTATGTAGTGGTTGTATGATTATTTCGGCTCTTAATATATTGtgggttttatatatatattgtccaATCAGTGTTTATGGGTGTAGTTGAGGGTGGGTGAGGTGACAATGCAACAGCGCAAGTAGGGTCTTGGGTTGCAAAATACTGAAACTTGCAGTCCAAAGGAGCCTGTGTTTGAGCACAATCATAgagcattttttaattttaatcgaaTTAACTGGGCTAGAAACACAAAAACAGACACAAAGACAAAGAAAGTTGAACTACGGGTGACGAATGCTTCTTTAGTCTATTTGCAAGTGTCCTATCAACTGTGCTCCGAAGCTCCTCTTTTCTCTCAATCCTTTTAGTTTTAGTATGCACGTGAAAGTGGGGATTGTGCAGTGCACCATTAAAAGGAATAaaggttaaaattaaaaaggaacatGATTCTTCCTCGGAAGGGGACTTCTCTTGTTTTAACCACGGATCCTAAGCGTTCAATTAAACCATACATTGATAATTTAGCCTTAACTCAATTacgttattttatttaaaaactccTTGGGCTCTGGGACTTTATTGGAATATGCTTGTGAGGCATCGTTAGGGTCTTGCTTGAGGTGTTGTTTGTTTTAGTGTTTAGTGATTTATTaggattttatttataaaaggtaTTTCAATGGGTTAAGAGAGGagattgtttataattttttttatgattttgactCTTCTTAATTGATGTGAGACTATTTTTAGCATACCCGAACAATTACTTTCTTTGAAGGAAAAGAATATATATGAGCTGTTTGTAGTTGCCTTTTACGCCTCAACTTCAATTACTATAAGCAGTGTTTAGTGTCAAAGTAAACAACACCTAACCGATTCCTTCCCTCTTCCCTAATTTGCATATCTATAATGTGAGACGTCTATTGttagatttaaataaaaaattgtctctAATGTATGgtatatatttgttttgatcTCTGTTGTACGTCTTtcctactattttttttttcttttcattttagtccttaatgTTAAAATTCTTTGGTAAATTGATGATGTGGCTAACAAGTCCACCTCATCACCCTGGTATGTATACAATCTTGCCATAAAGGTTCatccatttaatttaattcataataaaattcttattttttgatTTCGATTTTATAAgtttgtattttattaattttggttcGTTCAGATCCATTTTTCTCATCACCTGCCATCCAAGTACTCTTGGGTCGTGTGCAGCTCTTTTAACATAGCATTGATGCACTTTAAACCTCTCCTCACATATGAATTTGTTGACACAATAGAAGcaacaaaagacaaaaaaataaaataaaaaatcacatgcagctgttgaaagttgaaaccagCATACAACTTTGCACATGAACTACAACTACTTTCCATACAAGCCTTACCATTTCCATTTTTAAGTCAGTAGCAGAGTAGCTATCATATACCAAaccaagaatttaaaataaacatcttAACCAAACAAGATTGAGCCAAAAAGGGGTCACAACGTGACCACTGACTAGATATCGTTAAAGCCAAAATGATGGATCTAAAATCTGAATCATAGAACTCATATGTTTAAGAAGACACGCAAATAAAAGTTCAAAGCAAAACAAAATGAGAAGGCTCCAAATCAAAATAGTCAAGGAACATACCCAAAGAAACACCTTCTTCAATATCAATGAAAATGCCGTACAAAAGGAGTGTTAAGTAATGAGGGCGCTGTGGCATAAATAAGATATCACaatgaaacaatttatttaataaaaaataagaaccatATCTAACACATTGGTAGAAATATTTCCAAAAAGGAGTAACTAAATTGATTAGTCAGAGATCGTAATTAAATCCCGTAACCTGtgaatttacttaaaattttgtACCCTAACTCTTTTAACCCTTTGTCTGAATAATAATTAGAATAATGTGATTGTAAGGAAGCAAGTGGGTACGGTCGGTCGCATGATCCCATCAACGATAATTTAGATGATGTACTTTGTACATTGTCTTCATAATGAGCTCGTTCCCTgcttctctttttgtttccatttagGACATGTAACAAagatccatgttgtcttagcaAGTTTGAATTTTGGACTCAGTTTGGCCACGTAGCATGaaaccaacaaaataaaatttgccaGATTAATTGGAAGTTACCAGTAACAGTGTTCTTATTTCGAAGTTTAGGCGATGTGCATatacaaccaaaaaaaaaaaaaaaagaaagaaagagacttGAAGAAGTAAAGCATTCTTATCCTTAGAATACACAGAGCATATTTGGAAATCGTTGTAAAATTATGTTAGAGACAAAAGTCATTTTATCAATGGATTGggacttttatttttgtgtatattttatttttatccgttGAATTTGTATTGAAACATGCAAAACAACATTTCCaactacaaatcaaacataGCATACAATGAGAGGAAACCAATAAAGCATTTGTCTCCAAGGGAGGGATGAATTTATACTTTGCAAATCATGCATGCTTCTAGTGTACTAGTTATGCACTTTGCTAGTTTTCCTATTTCTTATGTTTGgtagaagaaatttttttattttttggaaataatttcaatttataaataagtgaaaataattttttctacttttataagtaaaaataaaaattcttgtcATAATTGAATGTAAAGTTAATAAACTTTCTAATGATAGTTAACAATAACATATCAttcttaagaaaattaaataataactaaacatattttgtaatttttcaagGCTCAATTGCATTTTCTCACtttgcctataaaaaaaagCTTGATAGCGTTTTTGAACTATTAGGTACCGCGATTGTGcgaattttgttttcttgattaTAATTGCGCTAATTGAGTTTctcatattttctatatttacaATCATACATCTTCATCCTAATTTTATacagtatttaataaaattatctgaCGTGACAAAGTGAgtgaaaaatacataatatttaaattaaatgacttTAAaacgtttttttattatattaacttAATTATTGTATCAACAATGTTTGtgattaattcttttatttttattacaatttttttagaaactcgTTTTTATTACAATATTAACCATGAAATGGAATACCTTTTCATTATCAGGAAATTTATAAGCAAATTAATGACTTAAATATTTgatcaaatcaaaatagaaaaacttGATTATAAATGAGAAAACTTAAAAGAGTCTAATAAAAGCAATTGAAACATGAGTAATCAAAAAGTACTTCAGTAACTAAAAGTTCAATTGACGTTGTTTCAATAATTGTTGagaatcttatttttcttaaaaatagattatttagaaatgaaaatcaaatgatAAATACGACCCCACTTCTAGCATGGGAACTGGTAAGACCGGCAATCACGAATTTTCTTTTCAACCATGGCAGAGATAAATGAAAGATGATAAACATTATGGAccagtttatttaaattttaaaaaaattaaaaaaaatgttttttatacaaGTGATTTATTAAGAAGTggatatatttatttcttaaaaaaaattattttaagtaaaaacagTTTAAAGATACACatcataaaattacaaaattacttattttaaaaataaattaaacttaaagaaATCAATCATATATCAACTTCTTTTTCGGATTTTGTGCCCTGTATTAACTTTAAAAGGGTTGAAAGTAATCATATAAAGGTTgaagtttttgttaaaaaaatctaatgtatttaaaatgcaaaaaacatttatttttctcaataagAAAGTTTCCTTTATATCCTTGCTATGCTCT is a window from the Glycine max cultivar Williams 82 chromosome 2, Glycine_max_v4.0, whole genome shotgun sequence genome containing:
- the LOC102663535 gene encoding uncharacterized protein isoform X2, producing the protein MKSMIEALANLSQNSNSVLYSIIDTGSDVPWVCCSSCNGCPQTSGLKMPAVPVRTTSVLTLSSMYEDGSGTLLIRLYMMHLDVFLRDL
- the LOC102663535 gene encoding uncharacterized protein isoform X1, which produces MKSMIEALANLSQNSNSVLYSIIDTGSDVPWVCCSSCNGCPQTSGLKIQLNFLDPINIFIKSIVLTKGAIIEYTIIRCQLFRSEQPVFLHYPVCMKMVVGHYSLGYI